The Alicyclobacillus vulcanalis region AATGTGCTTCCTAAACCGCTGGGCTTGTACAGGACCGCACCTCGCGTTCGCTGCCGCGTCCAGCTTTTGACTCAGAGATTTGTATGCAAACACGAAGACAGTCCCTTCACGCCCACCCGCGGACGCGATATGCGGCCGCAGGCCGCGTGGAAGGACCAGCCGCGCTGTCTTCGTGGAAGCCCCAAGCGATCCCGCCGTGACGGTTCACAACGTCAGCCCTGGCGCTGCTTGTGTTTCGGATTCTCGCAAATCACCATCACATTGCCCTTGCGGCGAATCACCTTGCACTTCTCGCACATGGGCTTGACGGAAGGACGGACTTTCACAACTACCCCTCCTCCACTTGCGGTATCATACCGCAACGACTCCGCGAATGCCAGCACTCCATTACTTGTAGCGGTACGTAATCCTGCCACGCGTTAAATCGTACGGCGACAGCTCGACCGTGACGCGATCGCCCGGCAGGATTTTGATGTAATGCATCCTGATCTTGCCCGACACGTGCGCCAGGACCTTGTGCCCGTTCTCCAACTCGACGCGAAACATTGCGTTGGGTAAAGGCTCGATCACCGTGCCTTCGACTTCAATCACATCATCCTTTGCCATTTCATATCCCCCCTTGCTCACGTTCTCCCTGTCCGCTTGCCGTTCGCATCTGCGACTCCATCAACATTCTCACCGCGTGGCGGAGTTCCGCATTCGTCACGCGCCCGCCTTCCGCGAGCTTCTGGGCGATCGTTTCAGCCATGCGATGGATACGCCGAATGTGGGCCACGTTCTTCTTCTTCGGCTTCTCCACCCGTCGCACGTCTCCGTCGGCGATGCGCACAAACCGGTCACCCTCGTGCGCAAGGACCACGGCCACCAGGCCGGCGTCTCGCCCCTGGATCACTTCGACGTACGAACCTACCGGAGGGAGCTCTCGAGGTATCCCCATCGCGCTCCGTTTCACCTCTGGAAGGGCGCCAGGGCCGCGAGGACGTCCGCATGAACTTGGTCGATGGGCTTCTCCCCGTCGATCCGCCTGAGCAATCCCCGCTCCTCATAGTACGCGATGAGGGGCTCCGTCTGCTTAAATTGCTCGAGCCGGGTGGCCACGGCTTCCTCAGTATCGTCCGCGCGCTGATACAGTTCCCCGCCGCACACGTCGCAGACCCCCTCCACTTTGGGAGGCTGGAACTTGATGTGGTACGTCGCTCCACAAGACCTGCATATGCGGCGACCCGTCAGGCGTTCCTTCAGCACCGCGGGGTCGACGTGAATGTACAGCACACAGTCGAGCGGCTTGTGAAGCTCGTGGAGCAGATCGTCGAGCGCCTGCGCCTGGGGCACCGTGCGCGGAAAGCCGTCGAGCAGAAAGCCCTTGGCCGCGTCCGGCTGCTGCAGCCTGTCGCGCACCACAGCGACCGTGGTCTCATCGGGCACCAAGCGTCCGGAGTCTAGATACGCCTTCACCTGCCGGCCGAGATCGCTCCCGGAGGCAATCGCCTGCCGGAACATATCTCCCGTCGAAACATGCGGAATCCCAAACTCCGCCTGGATCTTCGCGGCTTGCGTCCCCTTCCCGGCACCAGGCAATCCAATCAATATGACCTGCACGGACATCTCCCTCCTTGCGCGAGCGACCAGCCGTTACCCGCCCCGCTACTCGCGGATGAATCCCCGGTACTGGCGCTGGAGCAACTGGCCCTCCATCTGCTGCATGGTCTGCAGCGCGACACCGACGAGAATGATGAGCGACGTGCCCTGAATGTTGTAATCGGTTAGGTTCATGGCGCCCAGAAGGACAAACGGCAATACGGAGATCACACCCAGAAACACCGACCCGAAGACCGTGACCCGGTTGATGACCTTGATGATGTACATTTCCGTGTCATGACCGGGACGCACGCCGGGAATGAAGCCCGCGTGCTTCTGGAGTTGCTCGGCCAGCTGCTGCGGGTTGATCTGCACGTGCGTGTAGAAGAACGTGAACAGGATGATCAGGATGACTTCCGCGCCCATGAACCACCCCGTCTGCGGGCTCAGGTAGCGCAGAATGAACTCGGCCCAGTGATGCGATTGAAAGTACGAAGCGATCGTGTACGGCAGAAACAACAGCGAGATCGCGAAGATCACCGGAATCACACCCGCCGCCAGCAGCTTGATGGGGATGTACGACTGTTGGCCCGAGTACACCGTCCGGCCCACCACGCGCTTGGCATATTGCACGGGGATCTTCCGCTCTGCCTGCTGCACGAGCACGATCAGCGCGAAGATGATCACGATGCCCGCGATCAGGATCAACGTCTTCAGGATCCCGAGAAAGAGGTGGCTCGACTGGTTCATAAACCAGCTTGCGTACACCTCTTGCCCCAGCGTCGAGAAGCGGGACAGGATGCTCGTGAAGATCAGAAGCGAGATGCCATTCCCGACGCCTTTTTCGGTGATCATTTCGCCAAACCACATCAGGAGCGTGTCGCCGGCGGTCAGCGTCACGACAATGACGACGTACGACCACCAATTGTTCGCCCCCGGCAAGAGAAGCCCTGAGCGAGCGAACATATACGTGAAGCCCGCCGCCTGGAGCAGCCCGAGCGCGACGGTCAAATACCGGGTGACCTGGGTCAGCTTCTGCCGCCCGGATTCACCCTCCTTTTGCCACTCCTCAAATCGCGGAATGACCCCGGATTGCAGGAGCTGAACGATGATCGACGCGGTGATGTACGGCGTGACACTCATCGCGAAGATCGAGAAGCGATAAAACGCTCCGCCGGAGAACATGTTCAAGAGGCTGAACAGCGCGTTGTTTCCCGCTCCCGCGTTCAGCGCGCTGACGTTCATGCCGGGCACCGGAATGTACGTCCCAATCCGGTACACGGCAAGAACCATCAGCGTGAACAAGATCCGCTTCCGCAGATGTTTCAGGCGCCACAGGTTGGCAATGGCCTGCCACACGTCAGATCACCTCGACGGTGCCACCCGCGGCCTCAATCTTCTCCCGTGCCGAGGATGAGATCGCGTGGGCCTTCACCGTCAGGCTCACCTGCAGATCACCCTTGCCCAAAACTTTCAGCCCGTCCAGCGGTTCGCGAATGATCCGGCGTTCGAGCAACAACTCCGGCGTCACCACGGTTCCTGCCGGGAACACGTTCAGGCGCTCCACGTTCACCGTGGCGTACACCTTCTTAAAGCGGGCGTTCGTAAAACCGCGCTTCGGCAATCGGCGGAACAGCGGCGTCTGACCGCCTTCGAAACCGGGTCGAACGCCGCCTCCGGACCGCGCCCACTGGCCCTTGGAACCCCGCGTGGACGTTTTGCCGTGGCCAGAGCTCGTACCGCGGCCCAGGCGCTTCTTGCGATGCTTCGAACCCTCGGCGGGCTTTAGCTCGTGCAGTTTCATCC contains the following coding sequences:
- the rpmJ gene encoding 50S ribosomal protein L36 gives rise to the protein MKVRPSVKPMCEKCKVIRRKGNVMVICENPKHKQRQG
- the infA gene encoding translation initiation factor IF-1, with the translated sequence MAKDDVIEVEGTVIEPLPNAMFRVELENGHKVLAHVSGKIRMHYIKILPGDRVTVELSPYDLTRGRITYRYK
- a CDS encoding KOW domain-containing RNA-binding protein is translated as MGIPRELPPVGSYVEVIQGRDAGLVAVVLAHEGDRFVRIADGDVRRVEKPKKKNVAHIRRIHRMAETIAQKLAEGGRVTNAELRHAVRMLMESQMRTASGQGEREQGGI
- a CDS encoding adenylate kinase, producing the protein MQVILIGLPGAGKGTQAAKIQAEFGIPHVSTGDMFRQAIASGSDLGRQVKAYLDSGRLVPDETTVAVVRDRLQQPDAAKGFLLDGFPRTVPQAQALDDLLHELHKPLDCVLYIHVDPAVLKERLTGRRICRSCGATYHIKFQPPKVEGVCDVCGGELYQRADDTEEAVATRLEQFKQTEPLIAYYEERGLLRRIDGEKPIDQVHADVLAALAPFQR
- the secY gene encoding preprotein translocase subunit SecY, which codes for MWQAIANLWRLKHLRKRILFTLMVLAVYRIGTYIPVPGMNVSALNAGAGNNALFSLLNMFSGGAFYRFSIFAMSVTPYITASIIVQLLQSGVIPRFEEWQKEGESGRQKLTQVTRYLTVALGLLQAAGFTYMFARSGLLLPGANNWWSYVVIVVTLTAGDTLLMWFGEMITEKGVGNGISLLIFTSILSRFSTLGQEVYASWFMNQSSHLFLGILKTLILIAGIVIIFALIVLVQQAERKIPVQYAKRVVGRTVYSGQQSYIPIKLLAAGVIPVIFAISLLFLPYTIASYFQSHHWAEFILRYLSPQTGWFMGAEVILIILFTFFYTHVQINPQQLAEQLQKHAGFIPGVRPGHDTEMYIIKVINRVTVFGSVFLGVISVLPFVLLGAMNLTDYNIQGTSLIILVGVALQTMQQMEGQLLQRQYRGFIRE
- the rplO gene encoding 50S ribosomal protein L15, which produces MKLHELKPAEGSKHRKKRLGRGTSSGHGKTSTRGSKGQWARSGGGVRPGFEGGQTPLFRRLPKRGFTNARFKKVYATVNVERLNVFPAGTVVTPELLLERRIIREPLDGLKVLGKGDLQVSLTVKAHAISSSAREKIEAAGGTVEVI